The Camelina sativa cultivar DH55 chromosome 14, Cs, whole genome shotgun sequence genome includes a window with the following:
- the LOC104739742 gene encoding helicase-like transcription factor CHR28 isoform X2, with product MSEKDSVFQPRDSSLLEDDSSTGFGFGAEDEDLMVDIESIYRILDEDPTSVEVSEELVTPVGSSVVESGELRNTLMMQSGSQATDWFPYRDMYGPGASQSVIPEPSSFSDPGNGGLEADATCFYDYGGDVVYYPENFEYGTVSNLDDMTIDSKCMPCSPTMMTPYFNTLSGNDSGIGAMQNSSLMSHISHDSSHVTDCADNCASSGHTIDASLSEVSLSYTFQFLPQKEEFVNKMESGFRECQSDDASWMVFDRRVGLDNGTSERYSGLYVSSERELSIQCENIPPVIPACVKLYSSFDVHGVDKELEQPYNCSTSFEEKREVHVKVQPELELENTVYSSVPENYSICNDAHTVEGTTLQWSGGSNCATSYQTDVGDEYSFMAPLTSFPGQVIDGRSFYNCFDSDGCLQNVAEPDPVKSCTEYLDILVGDEDHEYIRRAGFNLSSFSSGTVESPSKRIPDRDDDSEIHKIESCGEFVNLHQYLDVQTPVFSSEHSTVSRTSNHCGGLKFESNKENMILHADMQDLSQPISEAKPPDGVLAVSLLRHQRIALAWMSQKETSGNPCFGGILADDQGLGKTISTIALILTERSTPSLPCEEDSKNRGSNPFDHSQAVFSEKKVAKDSLCKMNGRPVAGTLIVCPTSLMRQWADELRKKVTLEANLSVLVYHGCSRTKDPNELTKYDVVITTYSLVSMEKRKHMDCEPVVFMSGPLAQVSWFRVVLDEVQSIKNHKTHAARACSGLHAKRRWCLSGTPIQNSIDDLYSYFRFLKYDPYSSYPTFCETIKNPISRYPMKGYQTLQGILKKIMLRRTKDTLLDGKPVISLPPKSIELKRVDFTKEERHFYSKLECDSRDQFKEYADAGTVKQNYVNILLMLLRLRQACGHPLLVSSTTWTSSTEVARKLPYDNQTFLLHRLEASLAICSICNGAPRDAVVSICGHVFCKQCICEFLTRDNNQCPLSYCKAGLEISSLFSRETLENAMLGLHKLDAPCDRTTSDPVGREEPCIENFPCGSSKIKAALDILRSLSRLPSPKTVMNDQSSENGENNQKLDKSSSLPATPAKSSVDSQVKVVGEKAIVFTQWTKMLDLLEACLKSSGIQYRRFDGKMTVAARDAAVQDFNTLPEVSVMIMSLKAASLGLNMVAACHVLMLDLWWNPTTEDQAIDRAHRIGQTRSVKVVRFTVKDTVEDRILALQQKKRMMVASAFGEDEKGSRQSHLSVEDLNYLFMADT from the exons ATGAGTGAGAAGGATTCTGTGTTCCAGCCTCGTGATTCGTCGCTGTTAGAGGATGATTCTTCTACAGGCTTTGGATTTGGAGCCGAAGACGAGGATCTTATGGTTGACATTGAATCGATTTATCGGATTCTCGACGAGGATCCTACTTCTGTTGAG GTTAGTGAAGAATTGGTGACTCCGGTTGGTTCATCTGTTGTAGAGTCTGGTGAGCTTAGGAACACGCTGATGATGCAAAGTG GATCTCAGGCCACTGATTGGTTTCCTTACCGGGATATGTATGGTCCTGGAGCCTCGCAAAGTGTAATACCAGAACCAAGTTCATTTTCTGACCCTGGGAATGGAGGACTGGAAGCAGATGCGACTTGTTTCTATGACTATGGTGGCGATGTGGTCTACTATcctgaaaattttgaatatggCACTGTATCCAACCTGGATGACATGACAATTGATTCCAAAT GTATGCCTTGCAGCCCCACTATGATGACTCCCTATTTCAATACCTTATCTGGAAATGACTCAGGAATTGGAGCTATGCAAAATTCCTCCCTGATGTCTCATATCTCTCATGATTCCAGTCATGTTACTGATTGTGCTGATAATTGTGCCTCTTCTGGCCATACAATAGATGCATCCCTGTCCGAAGTCTCCCTTAGTTACACATTCCAGTTCCTTCCCCAAAAAGAAGAATTTGTCAATAAAATGGAGAGTGGATTTAGGGAGTGTCAGTCAGATGATGCAAGCTGGATGGTTTTTGACAGACGTGTAGGACTAGATAATGGAACTTCAGAGAGGTACTCTGGGCTTTATGTAAGCAGTGAAAGAGAACTCAGCATCCAATGTGAAAACATTCCTCCAGTTATCCCTGCTTGTGTCAAACTATATAGCAGTTTTGATGTTCATGGAGTTGATAAGGAGCTTGAGCAGCCTTATAATTGTTCAACCAGCTttgaggagaagagagaagtcCATGTGAAGGTTCAACCAGAGCTTGAGTTGGAGAACACGGTTTACAGTTCAGTTCCTGAGAACTATAGTATATGTAATGATGCTCATACAGTTGAAGGAACGACTTTGCAATGGTCTGGTGGCTCTAATTGCGCAACCTCCTATCAGACAGATGTCGGGGATGAATACTCGTTTATGGCACCCCTGACTTCTTTCCCTGGCCAAGTTATTGACGGCAGAAGCTTCTATAATTGTTTTGATTCAGATGGTTGTTTGCAAAACGTAGCAGAACCTGACCCAGTAAAATCTTGCACTGAGTATTTGGATATTCTGGTAGGAGACGAGGACCATGAATATATTAGGAGGGCAGGCTTTAATCTTTCTAGTTTCAGCTCTGGAACAGTTGAAAGTCCATCTAAACGTATACCCGATCGAGATGATGATTCTGAGATCCATAAAATAGAATCTTGTGGTGAATTTGTTAATCTACACCAATATCTGGATGTGCAGACACCAGTGTTTTCTTCAGAACATTCTACAGTTAGTCGAACTTCTAATCATTGTGGAGGCTTGAAGTTTGAGTCAAACAAGGAAAACATGATCCTTCATGCTGATATGCAG GATCTTTCTCAGCCTATTTCTGAAGCAAAACCTCCTGACGGTGTCTTGGCAGTTTCGCTTCTTAGACATCAG CGGATTGCATTGGCGTGGATGTCCCAAAAGGAGACTAGCGGGAACCCATGTTTTGGGGGGATTCTTGCTGATGATCAG GGACTTGGAAAAACAATTTCCACCATAGCGCTTATATTGACAGAACGGTCTACACCTTCTCTACCATGTGAAGAAGATTCAAAGAATAGAGGAAGCAATCCATTTGATCACTCTCAAGCTGTTTTCAGTGAAAAAAAAGTCGCCAAAGATAGTTTATGCAAGATGAACGGAAGGCCAGTTGCCGGAACTCTTATTGTCTGTCCCACTAGTCTGATGAGGCAATGGGCTGATGAATTACGCAAGAAGGTTACTCTTGAAGCAAATCTCTCTGTTCTTGTATACCATGGTTGCAGCAGAACAAAGGATCCTAACGAGCTAACTAAATATGATGTTGTCATCACTACATATTCCCTTGTGAGCATGGAA aagaggaaacatATGGATTGTGAACCTGTTGTGTTTATGTCTGGTCCTCTTGCGCAAGTTTCATGGTTTAGAGTTGTTCTAGATGAAGTTCAGAGCATtaagaatcacaaaacccaCGCTGCAAGGGCATGTTCAGGCCTTCATGCTAAGCGTAGGTGGTGTTTGTCTGGCACTCCTATCCAGAATTCAATTGATGACCTCTACAGCTACTTCAGATTCCTGAAGTATGATCCTTATTCTAGCTACCCAACGTTTTGTGAAACGATTAAGAACCCCATCAGTAGGTACCCGATGAAAGGATATCAAACGTTGCAGGGTATCCTGAAGAAAATAATGCTTAGGCGAACCAAAG ATACACTTCTTGATGGAAAACCCGTAATCTCTTTACCTCCAAAGTCCATTGAGTTGAAGAGAGTGGACTTCACCAAGGAAGAACGTCATTTCTACTCAAAGTTAGAGTGCGACTCTCGTGATCAGTTCAAG GAATATGCAGATGCTGGAACGGTGAAGCAAAACTATGTAAATatattgttgatgttgttgcGTCTTCGTCAAGCTTGTGGTCACCCTCTTCTAGTATCCAGTACGACATGGACTTCCTCAACTGAAGTGGCTAGGAAGCTTCCATATGATAACCAAACCTTTCTTCTACATCGCTTAGAAGCTTCACTAGCAATTTGTAGTATCTGCAAT GGTGCACCCAGAGATGCTGTTGTTTCAATTTGTGGTCACGTTTTCTGTAAACAGTGCATTTGCGAATTCCTTACTCGCGATAATAATCAATGCCCACTGTCATACTGCAAAGCCGGACTTGAAATTTCATCATTATTTTCCAGAGAAACACTGGAAAATGCTATGCTTGGCTTGCATAAACTTGATGCTCCATGTGATCGTACCACTTCAGATCCTGTTGGGAGGGAGGAGCCTTGTATTGAAAATTTTCCATGTGGTTCATCCAAAATCAAGGCTGCTCTAGATATCTTGCGATCACTGAGCAGGCTACCTAGTCCGAAGACTGTAATGAATGATCAGAGCTCTGAAAATGGAGAGAATAATCAGAAGCTTGACAAGTCATCCAGTTTACCTGCAACTCCAGCAAAGAGTAGCGTGGATAGTCAGGTTAAGGTGGTTGGAGAAAAAGCCATTGTGTTTACCCAATGGACAAAGATGCTGGACCTGCTTGAAGCTTGTCTTAAGAGTTCGGGTATTCAGTATAGAAGGTTTGATGGAAAAATGACGGTAGCAGCTCGAGATGCAGCAGTACAAGATTTTAATACTCTCCCTGAG GTTTCTGTAATGATAATGTCTCTCAAAGCTGCTAGTCTTGGGCTAAACATGGTGGCAGCTTGTCATGTTCTGATGTTGGACTTATGGTGGAACCCGACCACTGAAGATCAAGCAATTGACAGAGCACACCGTATTGGACAGACACGATCAGTAAAAGTGGTGCGGTTCACAGTAAAAGACACAGTTGAAGACCGCATATTGGCCCTTCAG caaaagaagagaatgatgGTAGCTTCTGCAtttggagaagatgaaaaggGTAGTCGGCAATCGCATCTCTCTGTGGAGGACTTGAACTATCTGTTCATGGCGGATACTTGA
- the LOC104739742 gene encoding helicase-like transcription factor CHR28 isoform X1, giving the protein MSEKDSVFQPRDSSLLEDDSSTGFGFGAEDEDLMVDIESIYRILDEDPTSVEVSEELVTPVGSSVVESGELRNTLMMQSGSQATDWFPYRDMYGPGASQSVIPEPSSFSDPGNGGLEADATCFYDYGGDVVYYPENFEYGTVSNLDDMTIDSKCMPCSPTMMTPYFNTLSGNDSGIGAMQNSSLMSHISHDSSHVTDCADNCASSGHTIDASLSEVSLSYTFQFLPQKEEFVNKMESGFRECQSDDASWMVFDRRVGLDNGTSERYSGLYVSSERELSIQCENIPPVIPACVKLYSSFDVHGVDKELEQPYNCSTSFEEKREVHVKVQPELELENTVYSSVPENYSICNDAHTVEGTTLQWSGGSNCATSYQTDVGDEYSFMAPLTSFPGQVIDGRSFYNCFDSDGCLQNVAEPDPVKSCTEYLDILVGDEDHEYIRRAGFNLSSFSSGTVESPSKRIPDRDDDSEIHKIESCGEFVNLHQYLDVQTPVFSSEHSTVSRTSNHCGGLKFESNKENMILHADMQDLSQPISEAKPPDGVLAVSLLRHQRIALAWMSQKETSGNPCFGGILADDQGLGKTISTIALILTERSTPSLPCEEDSKNRGSNPFDHSQAVFSEKKVAKDSLCKMNGRPVAGTLIVCPTSLMRQWADELRKKVTLEANLSVLVYHGCSRTKDPNELTKYDVVITTYSLVSMEVPKQPLDKADEKGGIHDGGVESAGFGSNKKDPPKSQKKGTKKRKHMDCEPVVFMSGPLAQVSWFRVVLDEVQSIKNHKTHAARACSGLHAKRRWCLSGTPIQNSIDDLYSYFRFLKYDPYSSYPTFCETIKNPISRYPMKGYQTLQGILKKIMLRRTKDTLLDGKPVISLPPKSIELKRVDFTKEERHFYSKLECDSRDQFKEYADAGTVKQNYVNILLMLLRLRQACGHPLLVSSTTWTSSTEVARKLPYDNQTFLLHRLEASLAICSICNGAPRDAVVSICGHVFCKQCICEFLTRDNNQCPLSYCKAGLEISSLFSRETLENAMLGLHKLDAPCDRTTSDPVGREEPCIENFPCGSSKIKAALDILRSLSRLPSPKTVMNDQSSENGENNQKLDKSSSLPATPAKSSVDSQVKVVGEKAIVFTQWTKMLDLLEACLKSSGIQYRRFDGKMTVAARDAAVQDFNTLPEVSVMIMSLKAASLGLNMVAACHVLMLDLWWNPTTEDQAIDRAHRIGQTRSVKVVRFTVKDTVEDRILALQQKKRMMVASAFGEDEKGSRQSHLSVEDLNYLFMADT; this is encoded by the exons ATGAGTGAGAAGGATTCTGTGTTCCAGCCTCGTGATTCGTCGCTGTTAGAGGATGATTCTTCTACAGGCTTTGGATTTGGAGCCGAAGACGAGGATCTTATGGTTGACATTGAATCGATTTATCGGATTCTCGACGAGGATCCTACTTCTGTTGAG GTTAGTGAAGAATTGGTGACTCCGGTTGGTTCATCTGTTGTAGAGTCTGGTGAGCTTAGGAACACGCTGATGATGCAAAGTG GATCTCAGGCCACTGATTGGTTTCCTTACCGGGATATGTATGGTCCTGGAGCCTCGCAAAGTGTAATACCAGAACCAAGTTCATTTTCTGACCCTGGGAATGGAGGACTGGAAGCAGATGCGACTTGTTTCTATGACTATGGTGGCGATGTGGTCTACTATcctgaaaattttgaatatggCACTGTATCCAACCTGGATGACATGACAATTGATTCCAAAT GTATGCCTTGCAGCCCCACTATGATGACTCCCTATTTCAATACCTTATCTGGAAATGACTCAGGAATTGGAGCTATGCAAAATTCCTCCCTGATGTCTCATATCTCTCATGATTCCAGTCATGTTACTGATTGTGCTGATAATTGTGCCTCTTCTGGCCATACAATAGATGCATCCCTGTCCGAAGTCTCCCTTAGTTACACATTCCAGTTCCTTCCCCAAAAAGAAGAATTTGTCAATAAAATGGAGAGTGGATTTAGGGAGTGTCAGTCAGATGATGCAAGCTGGATGGTTTTTGACAGACGTGTAGGACTAGATAATGGAACTTCAGAGAGGTACTCTGGGCTTTATGTAAGCAGTGAAAGAGAACTCAGCATCCAATGTGAAAACATTCCTCCAGTTATCCCTGCTTGTGTCAAACTATATAGCAGTTTTGATGTTCATGGAGTTGATAAGGAGCTTGAGCAGCCTTATAATTGTTCAACCAGCTttgaggagaagagagaagtcCATGTGAAGGTTCAACCAGAGCTTGAGTTGGAGAACACGGTTTACAGTTCAGTTCCTGAGAACTATAGTATATGTAATGATGCTCATACAGTTGAAGGAACGACTTTGCAATGGTCTGGTGGCTCTAATTGCGCAACCTCCTATCAGACAGATGTCGGGGATGAATACTCGTTTATGGCACCCCTGACTTCTTTCCCTGGCCAAGTTATTGACGGCAGAAGCTTCTATAATTGTTTTGATTCAGATGGTTGTTTGCAAAACGTAGCAGAACCTGACCCAGTAAAATCTTGCACTGAGTATTTGGATATTCTGGTAGGAGACGAGGACCATGAATATATTAGGAGGGCAGGCTTTAATCTTTCTAGTTTCAGCTCTGGAACAGTTGAAAGTCCATCTAAACGTATACCCGATCGAGATGATGATTCTGAGATCCATAAAATAGAATCTTGTGGTGAATTTGTTAATCTACACCAATATCTGGATGTGCAGACACCAGTGTTTTCTTCAGAACATTCTACAGTTAGTCGAACTTCTAATCATTGTGGAGGCTTGAAGTTTGAGTCAAACAAGGAAAACATGATCCTTCATGCTGATATGCAG GATCTTTCTCAGCCTATTTCTGAAGCAAAACCTCCTGACGGTGTCTTGGCAGTTTCGCTTCTTAGACATCAG CGGATTGCATTGGCGTGGATGTCCCAAAAGGAGACTAGCGGGAACCCATGTTTTGGGGGGATTCTTGCTGATGATCAG GGACTTGGAAAAACAATTTCCACCATAGCGCTTATATTGACAGAACGGTCTACACCTTCTCTACCATGTGAAGAAGATTCAAAGAATAGAGGAAGCAATCCATTTGATCACTCTCAAGCTGTTTTCAGTGAAAAAAAAGTCGCCAAAGATAGTTTATGCAAGATGAACGGAAGGCCAGTTGCCGGAACTCTTATTGTCTGTCCCACTAGTCTGATGAGGCAATGGGCTGATGAATTACGCAAGAAGGTTACTCTTGAAGCAAATCTCTCTGTTCTTGTATACCATGGTTGCAGCAGAACAAAGGATCCTAACGAGCTAACTAAATATGATGTTGTCATCACTACATATTCCCTTGTGAGCATGGAAGTCCCGAAACAGCCTCTTGATAAAGCTGATGAGAAGGGTGGCATACATGATGGTGGAGTCGAATCTGCTGGTTTTGGCTCAAACAAAAAGGATCCGCCAAAATCTCAAAAGAAGGGCacaaagaagaggaaacatATGGATTGTGAACCTGTTGTGTTTATGTCTGGTCCTCTTGCGCAAGTTTCATGGTTTAGAGTTGTTCTAGATGAAGTTCAGAGCATtaagaatcacaaaacccaCGCTGCAAGGGCATGTTCAGGCCTTCATGCTAAGCGTAG GTGGTGTTTGTCTGGCACTCCTATCCAGAATTCAATTGATGACCTCTACAGCTACTTCAGATTCCTGAAGTATGATCCTTATTCTAGCTACCCAACGTTTTGTGAAACGATTAAGAACCCCATCAGTAGGTACCCGATGAAAGGATATCAAACGTTGCAGGGTATCCTGAAGAAAATAATGCTTAGGCGAACCAAAG ATACACTTCTTGATGGAAAACCCGTAATCTCTTTACCTCCAAAGTCCATTGAGTTGAAGAGAGTGGACTTCACCAAGGAAGAACGTCATTTCTACTCAAAGTTAGAGTGCGACTCTCGTGATCAGTTCAAG GAATATGCAGATGCTGGAACGGTGAAGCAAAACTATGTAAATatattgttgatgttgttgcGTCTTCGTCAAGCTTGTGGTCACCCTCTTCTAGTATCCAGTACGACATGGACTTCCTCAACTGAAGTGGCTAGGAAGCTTCCATATGATAACCAAACCTTTCTTCTACATCGCTTAGAAGCTTCACTAGCAATTTGTAGTATCTGCAAT GGTGCACCCAGAGATGCTGTTGTTTCAATTTGTGGTCACGTTTTCTGTAAACAGTGCATTTGCGAATTCCTTACTCGCGATAATAATCAATGCCCACTGTCATACTGCAAAGCCGGACTTGAAATTTCATCATTATTTTCCAGAGAAACACTGGAAAATGCTATGCTTGGCTTGCATAAACTTGATGCTCCATGTGATCGTACCACTTCAGATCCTGTTGGGAGGGAGGAGCCTTGTATTGAAAATTTTCCATGTGGTTCATCCAAAATCAAGGCTGCTCTAGATATCTTGCGATCACTGAGCAGGCTACCTAGTCCGAAGACTGTAATGAATGATCAGAGCTCTGAAAATGGAGAGAATAATCAGAAGCTTGACAAGTCATCCAGTTTACCTGCAACTCCAGCAAAGAGTAGCGTGGATAGTCAGGTTAAGGTGGTTGGAGAAAAAGCCATTGTGTTTACCCAATGGACAAAGATGCTGGACCTGCTTGAAGCTTGTCTTAAGAGTTCGGGTATTCAGTATAGAAGGTTTGATGGAAAAATGACGGTAGCAGCTCGAGATGCAGCAGTACAAGATTTTAATACTCTCCCTGAG GTTTCTGTAATGATAATGTCTCTCAAAGCTGCTAGTCTTGGGCTAAACATGGTGGCAGCTTGTCATGTTCTGATGTTGGACTTATGGTGGAACCCGACCACTGAAGATCAAGCAATTGACAGAGCACACCGTATTGGACAGACACGATCAGTAAAAGTGGTGCGGTTCACAGTAAAAGACACAGTTGAAGACCGCATATTGGCCCTTCAG caaaagaagagaatgatgGTAGCTTCTGCAtttggagaagatgaaaaggGTAGTCGGCAATCGCATCTCTCTGTGGAGGACTTGAACTATCTGTTCATGGCGGATACTTGA
- the LOC104739743 gene encoding caffeoylshikimate esterase-like encodes MSDQQLETTEINFWGETSEEDYFNLKGIIGSKSFFTSPRGLNLFTRSWLPSSSSPPRGLIFMVHGYGNDVSWTFQSTPIFLAQMGFACFALDIEGHGRSDGVRAYVPSVDLVVDDIISFFNSIKQNPKYHGLPRFLFGESMGGAICLLIHFADPLGFDGAVLVAPMCKISDKVRPKWPIDQFLIMISRFLPTWAIVPTEDLLEKSIKVEEKKPIAKRNPMRYGEKPRLGTVMELLRVTDYLGKKLKDVSIPFIVVHGSADVVTDPEVSRELYEDAKSKDKTLKIYQGMMHSMLFGEPDDNIDIVRKDIVSWLNDRCGGDKTNV; translated from the coding sequence aTGTCTGATCAGCAACTAGAAACAACGGAGATCAACTTCTGGGGAGAGACTTCAGAAGAAGACTACTTCAACCTCAAAGGCATCATCGGCTCCAAATCTTTCTTCACTTCTCCTCGAGGTCTCAACCTCTTCACTCGTTCATGGCTTCCCTCTTCCTCTTCGCCGCCACGTGGTCTCATCTTCATGGTCCATGGCTACGGCAATGACGTCAGCTGGACTTTCCAGTCCACTCCCATCTTTCTGGCTCAGATGGGTTTCGCTTGCTTCGCTCTCGACATCGAAGGTCATGGCAGATCTGACGGTGTCCGCGCCTATGTTCCTTCCGTAGATCTAGTCGTCGATGACATCATCTCGTTCTTCAATTCGATTAAGCAGAACCCTAAATATCATGGCTTACCTCGCTTTCTCTTTGGAGAATCAATGGGCGGAGCGATTTGTCTTTTGATCCATTTCGCTGATCCGTTAGGGTTCGATGGAGCGGTTCTTGTGGCTCCCATGTGTAAAATCTCTGACAAGGTGAGACCTAAATGGCCGATTGATCAGTTTCTGATTATGATCTCCAGATTCTTGCCGACTTGGGCGATTGTTCCGACGGAAGATCTGTTGGAGAAATCGATCAaagtggaagagaagaaaccgATTGCCAAGAGGAATCCGATGAGGTACGGTGAGAAACCGAGGTTAGGTACAGTAATGGAGCTGCTTAGGGTTACTGATTACTTAGGGAAGAAGCTAAAAGATGTGAGCATTCCCTTCATTGTTGTGCACGGAAGTGCAGATGTTGTCACTGATCCTGAAGTGAGCAGAGAGCTGTACGAAGATGCTAAGAGCAAAGACAAGACATTGAAGATCTACCAAGGGATGATGCATTCCATGTTGTTCGGTGAACCCGATGACAACATTGACATTGTTCGCAAGGATATTGTTAGTTGGTTGAATGATAGATGTGGTGGAGACAAAACCAATGTTTGA